ACATTATTTTAATGGATATGATGATGCCCGAGATGAATGGGTATGAGGCAACCAAAAAGATAAAAGAACATAAAGAATGGAAACATATTCCGATAATTGCTGTAACTGCACGCGTCACGGAAGAAGATAAAAA
This is a stretch of genomic DNA from Chitinophagaceae bacterium. It encodes these proteins:
- a CDS encoding response regulator, which encodes IILMDMMMPEMNGYEATKKIKEHKEWKHIPIIAVTARVTEEDKKQCFEAGVSDFVSKPVDSDTLLKAISRWISTSS